A window from Candidatus Neomarinimicrobiota bacterium encodes these proteins:
- a CDS encoding arylamine N-acetyltransferase: protein MMTVITPDRLAPGKHFGEARQFLGHFGIQEQSPTLDHLETIAQEFSRIPYENISKIINFAKHGEQTGFRLPDTIYEDYRNFRLGGTCFSLTWYLLEILRNCGYDCDPILGDMKWGKNVHSAILVYFNEGVYLVDPGYMIHQPLLISQDTQQRHLTPHSGIEIRFNREVERYDVYTFRNGNFTWRYRFTASGVDSEEFSQHWIASFTKPTMNGIILTRTAGGEMIYIHDDFTKVTGHEKVQRHKSRDVAEKLILNEFGIPLDLVEEARHSLEINREVTKETVDATD from the coding sequence GTGATGACAGTGATAACACCAGACCGATTAGCGCCGGGAAAGCATTTCGGGGAAGCCCGGCAATTCCTGGGGCATTTTGGAATTCAGGAGCAGTCGCCTACCCTGGACCACCTGGAGACAATCGCCCAAGAGTTCAGCCGGATCCCGTACGAGAATATCAGCAAAATTATCAACTTTGCGAAACACGGCGAACAGACCGGTTTTCGTCTGCCGGACACTATCTACGAGGATTATCGCAATTTTCGCCTGGGCGGCACCTGTTTTTCTCTGACCTGGTATCTGCTGGAAATCCTCCGAAACTGCGGTTACGACTGTGATCCTATCCTGGGAGACATGAAATGGGGTAAGAATGTGCACTCGGCAATTCTGGTGTATTTCAATGAGGGGGTTTATCTCGTTGACCCAGGCTATATGATTCACCAACCACTCCTGATTTCCCAGGATACCCAACAGCGTCACCTGACGCCTCACTCCGGTATCGAAATCCGGTTTAATCGAGAGGTGGAACGGTATGACGTCTACACCTTTCGTAATGGCAATTTTACGTGGCGCTATCGCTTCACGGCATCCGGCGTGGATTCGGAGGAATTCAGTCAGCACTGGATAGCCTCGTTTACAAAACCCACCATGAATGGCATTATACTTACCCGCACCGCCGGTGGTGAAATGATTTATATCCACGACGATTTCACCAAGGTAACCGGACATGAAAAAGTCCAGCGGCATAAATCCAGAGATGTTGCGGAAAAGCTCATCCTGAACGAGTTCGGTATCCCGTTGGACTTGGTTGAGGAAGCCCGGCATTCCCTGGAAATAAACCGAGAAGTAACGAAAGAAACCGTCGATGCAACCGACTGA
- a CDS encoding redoxin domain-containing protein: MTKSLSIITISCLLITGIYSCADSGGTQENQTKQTVGTVQPEDVSLVPVNADSLMQIIQSSPAKVTVLNVWATWCQPCREEFPDMLKAYRETKDKGVSLMLVSGDFPDQKLQAKQFLAEHGVGFTTYFKTGKDMPFINALSSEWTGALPATFIYDENGNLQQFWQGKASYDEFVNAINEAL, encoded by the coding sequence ATGACTAAATCACTCTCAATAATAACAATCAGCTGTTTGTTGATAACCGGTATTTATAGCTGTGCCGATTCCGGAGGGACACAGGAGAACCAAACCAAACAGACCGTGGGAACCGTCCAGCCAGAAGATGTTAGCCTGGTCCCGGTAAATGCCGATTCCCTGATGCAGATTATACAGTCCTCTCCGGCGAAGGTGACAGTACTGAACGTGTGGGCCACCTGGTGCCAGCCGTGCCGGGAGGAATTCCCGGATATGCTGAAAGCCTACAGGGAAACGAAAGACAAGGGAGTGAGTCTTATGTTAGTTTCTGGGGATTTTCCCGATCAAAAACTCCAGGCGAAGCAATTCCTTGCAGAACACGGAGTCGGTTTTACTACATATTTTAAGACCGGCAAAGATATGCCGTTTATCAACGCATTGAGTTCAGAATGGACAGGGGCGCTCCCTGCCACCTTTATCTATGATGAAAACGGAAACTTGCAGCAGTTCTGGCAAGGGAAGGCTTCATACGACGAATTCGTCAATGCAATCAATGAGGCACTGTAA
- a CDS encoding thioredoxin family protein: MKKIQSTLFAFVIAVVAIAIAAPVLALDIGEKAPKTDVEMKNAVGEAVSISDVAGENGTLVIFSCNSCPWVQAWEERIVEMGNSFQDKGVGVILINSNDPEQKPADSFSAMKKRADEKGYDFPYVMDETSDVARAFDATRTPEAFLFNASGELVYHGTIDDNAHNPKEVEEQYLKTALEAVVNGKEVPQKKTKALGCTIKFREA, translated from the coding sequence ATGAAAAAAATACAATCGACACTTTTTGCGTTTGTCATTGCTGTTGTGGCTATCGCCATTGCCGCACCGGTGCTGGCGCTCGATATTGGTGAAAAAGCGCCGAAGACGGACGTGGAAATGAAGAATGCCGTCGGAGAGGCGGTCTCAATTAGTGATGTCGCCGGCGAAAATGGAACCCTGGTTATTTTCTCGTGTAATTCCTGTCCCTGGGTACAGGCTTGGGAAGAGCGGATCGTAGAAATGGGGAATTCCTTCCAGGATAAAGGGGTTGGAGTAATCCTGATCAATTCCAACGATCCCGAACAGAAACCAGCCGACAGCTTTTCCGCCATGAAGAAACGGGCGGATGAAAAGGGATACGATTTCCCGTACGTGATGGACGAAACCTCTGACGTGGCGAGAGCCTTTGACGCGACCCGGACCCCGGAAGCCTTTTTATTCAATGCCTCTGGTGAACTGGTCTACCACGGGACTATCGATGACAACGCCCATAATCCCAAAGAAGTGGAAGAGCAGTATCTGAAGACGGCGCTGGAAGCTGTCGTCAACGGGAAAGAAGTTCCCCAGAAGAAGACCAAGGCGCTGGGCTGCACCATCAAGTTCCGGGAAGCCTAA
- a CDS encoding SDR family oxidoreductase: MQSLEGKVAMVTGAGGSVGSYVTETLLQADLKVAVVYRSDRHRESLEKVREGYPGRVKILQADLNDFEQAEVAVTETIDTFGRVDFLVNPIGGWLGGKRLHEHSGEELDKMLNMDLKPTFHIMKSVLPVMAEQQDGKIINFSSMAVFGGQPGNAIYAASKAAVASLTEAAASEYGKDGIRCYALAPSTINSEANRNAMPDVDTSSWVDLEEIAEAIVYLCASGDSLSSTTLKFTGEIS, encoded by the coding sequence ATGCAATCGTTGGAAGGTAAAGTCGCAATGGTCACCGGGGCCGGCGGCTCAGTAGGGTCCTACGTGACTGAAACACTATTACAGGCGGATCTTAAAGTCGCGGTAGTGTACCGGAGTGACCGGCACAGGGAATCGTTGGAAAAAGTCAGGGAGGGGTATCCCGGTCGGGTCAAAATTTTGCAGGCTGATTTGAATGATTTTGAACAGGCAGAAGTAGCCGTTACGGAGACCATTGACACGTTCGGTAGGGTTGATTTTCTGGTAAATCCAATCGGCGGCTGGCTCGGCGGCAAACGGCTCCACGAGCACTCGGGTGAAGAACTGGACAAAATGCTGAATATGGATCTGAAGCCGACGTTTCACATTATGAAGTCGGTTTTACCGGTGATGGCTGAACAGCAGGATGGCAAAATCATCAATTTTTCGTCCATGGCTGTGTTTGGAGGACAGCCCGGCAATGCGATCTATGCGGCGTCTAAAGCGGCGGTGGCCTCGCTGACAGAAGCGGCCGCCAGTGAATACGGCAAAGATGGGATCCGCTGCTACGCATTAGCTCCGTCCACGATAAACAGTGAAGCAAACCGCAACGCAATGCCGGATGTCGACACCAGCAGTTGGGTCGATCTGGAGGAGATTGCCGAAGCCATCGTTTACCTGTGTGCTTCCGGCGATTCGCTGAGTAGTACGACCCTCAAATTTACCGGCGAAATTAGTTAG
- a CDS encoding SatD family protein has product MSHFVLLGDIINSRELSNRSRAQNLFKGVINEINSEYSGAFLSPLTVTLGDEFQGVLANASQLFAIIHQAQIQLRAGDEPIEVRFALGLGDIETPINNQSAIGMDGSAFHNAREALENAKQEDRHLCFQGDIATSDILDLHCAWIDRIIRQWKFRRLNILHYHRLGDKQADLEKRLGISQPAISQNLSHPDTALVLKTEKTIEFYLNTLIGEQNDAH; this is encoded by the coding sequence ATGTCCCATTTCGTATTGCTTGGCGACATTATTAATTCCAGAGAACTCTCCAATAGAAGTCGTGCGCAGAATCTTTTTAAAGGGGTGATTAACGAAATAAATAGTGAATACTCCGGCGCATTCCTCTCGCCGCTGACGGTCACGCTTGGAGATGAATTCCAGGGGGTACTCGCAAACGCATCACAACTCTTTGCCATCATCCATCAAGCCCAGATACAACTCCGGGCAGGAGATGAGCCAATCGAGGTGCGGTTCGCGCTGGGACTGGGGGATATCGAAACCCCGATAAATAATCAATCCGCTATCGGGATGGACGGTAGCGCTTTCCACAACGCTCGGGAAGCACTGGAAAACGCAAAGCAGGAGGATCGTCACCTCTGCTTTCAGGGAGATATAGCAACCAGTGATATCCTTGACCTACACTGCGCTTGGATAGACCGGATAATCAGGCAGTGGAAATTTCGCAGATTGAACATTCTACACTACCATCGCCTGGGGGATAAACAGGCCGATTTGGAAAAGCGCTTAGGCATTTCCCAGCCGGCAATTTCACAAAACCTTTCGCACCCGGACACAGCACTTGTTTTGAAGACTGAGAAGACGATAGAGTTTTATCTGAACACGCTGATCGGAGAGCAAAATGACGCTCATTGA
- a CDS encoding secondary thiamine-phosphate synthase enzyme YjbQ, whose product MKSTTEYLTFNIPARMDFKNITRDVEQIFNESGVQEGMVLVNAMHITASVFINDAEPGLHQDYKEWLEELAPFDPSPETYNHNRTGEDNGDAHHKRQIMGREVVVAITGGKLDFGPWEQIFYGEFDGRRSKRVLVKVIGE is encoded by the coding sequence ATGAAATCAACCACGGAATACCTGACCTTCAACATCCCTGCCCGCATGGATTTTAAAAATATTACCAGAGACGTAGAACAGATTTTTAATGAATCCGGAGTACAGGAGGGGATGGTGCTGGTCAATGCGATGCACATCACCGCCAGTGTTTTTATCAATGACGCCGAGCCAGGATTGCACCAGGACTATAAGGAGTGGCTGGAGGAATTGGCGCCGTTTGATCCCAGTCCGGAGACGTACAATCACAATCGCACCGGGGAAGATAATGGCGATGCCCACCACAAGCGCCAGATTATGGGCAGAGAAGTGGTAGTGGCTATCACCGGCGGCAAACTGGACTTCGGTCCCTGGGAGCAGATATTTTACGGCGAATTCGACGGCCGTCGGTCGAAGCGAGTGCTGGTGAAGGTGATTGGGGAATAA
- a CDS encoding T9SS type A sorting domain-containing protein, producing MKRCIRLCGLVLLLLSGPTVQAEWTNQILVADSIEVLSRPIVVENFERSVDTAVVLFEGRTTRHISDIFLGKFWFENEELALEVLNISQSTDSSYFPQYHGKWDSEYMAVIWLEMNKSTSDSMLMLLRKISSDGGWLQPDSVQWFSGLDEYRIFNTPWGNTNQVTFTYTTYQDSFFYEFRYDLTENQVLNSDTIIFAEDEFRTPRIQDFKFATLWGGDIPDYQVVALVETESSMSVSTTYYQRGFCFVGCTEPYWGDLVPHATVNSNTSEIQVVQGFGLQPRAGWLVSDGSKNYAAILISEDCFDSTMWGPHQGWSAWTSVVKIPLIGDNSAHLTLGYPDKNNMLIAWDAEYRGNREIFVKCASSEERPVRVTKNSGADITPVIAHIRSGLDAYEVVILWNSDHTGVPRLWAATGSVPVEVQDESRIPEIFHVSQNYPNPFNTETTIEYTVPTPGEINAGVYNLLGQKVETLHNARVDAGRHSLRWDGESDAGPSVASGVYLVRIRYKIADQPSVVVKTLRVVLMK from the coding sequence ATGAAACGATGTATTCGTTTATGCGGACTGGTGTTGCTGCTTTTATCCGGACCCACAGTACAAGCCGAATGGACGAACCAAATCTTAGTCGCCGATTCCATAGAAGTCCTGAGCCGGCCGATTGTCGTTGAAAATTTTGAGCGTTCCGTCGATACTGCAGTCGTCCTGTTTGAAGGGAGGACGACACGCCACATCTCCGACATCTTTCTGGGAAAGTTTTGGTTTGAGAACGAAGAGTTAGCATTAGAAGTTCTGAACATCTCCCAGTCAACGGATTCGAGCTATTTCCCACAATATCACGGGAAATGGGATTCTGAGTATATGGCCGTTATCTGGCTGGAGATGAATAAAAGTACATCAGATTCAATGCTCATGCTACTTCGAAAGATATCATCTGATGGTGGATGGCTTCAACCCGACTCTGTTCAATGGTTCTCCGGTTTAGATGAGTACCGAATTTTTAATACACCCTGGGGAAATACGAATCAAGTAACTTTTACGTACACCACCTATCAGGATTCCTTTTTTTATGAGTTCCGCTATGACTTGACAGAGAATCAGGTGTTAAATTCGGATACTATTATATTCGCTGAGGATGAATTCCGAACACCCAGGATACAGGATTTCAAGTTTGCGACGTTATGGGGAGGCGATATACCCGATTATCAGGTTGTCGCACTCGTCGAGACTGAATCATCAATGTCAGTAAGTACCACGTACTATCAGAGGGGATTTTGTTTTGTCGGCTGTACAGAGCCTTATTGGGGAGATCTGGTGCCCCATGCCACCGTAAATTCAAATACCTCCGAAATTCAGGTCGTGCAGGGATTTGGACTACAACCACGCGCGGGATGGTTGGTAAGCGATGGTTCAAAGAACTATGCTGCAATATTGATATCGGAGGACTGCTTCGATTCAACCATGTGGGGGCCCCATCAGGGATGGTCAGCATGGACTTCAGTAGTAAAGATTCCACTTATTGGCGATAATTCAGCCCACCTGACGCTGGGGTATCCAGACAAGAATAACATGCTGATAGCCTGGGACGCCGAATATCGTGGTAACAGAGAAATCTTTGTGAAATGCGCATCATCTGAGGAGCGCCCTGTTCGTGTCACCAAAAATTCCGGAGCGGACATAACACCAGTTATCGCCCACATTCGATCGGGACTGGATGCATACGAAGTAGTGATTCTATGGAACTCTGACCACACTGGAGTGCCACGGCTCTGGGCGGCCACCGGGAGTGTTCCGGTGGAGGTTCAGGATGAGAGCCGAATTCCTGAAATTTTTCACGTCTCCCAAAACTACCCGAACCCGTTTAACACGGAGACGACCATCGAGTATACCGTCCCGACACCGGGTGAGATCAATGCCGGCGTATACAATCTGCTGGGACAGAAGGTGGAGACGCTGCACAATGCACGCGTTGACGCCGGCCGACATTCCCTTCGCTGGGATGGAGAATCCGATGCGGGACCGTCAGTGGCGAGCGGTGTATACCTGGTGCGAATCAGATATAAGATCGCTGACCAGCCTTCTGTGGTAGTCAAAACCCTTCGAGTTGTGTTGATGAAATAG
- a CDS encoding transporter, whose protein sequence is MPDFITSTYFLLAVVIALGIILGNFRYKGISLDNSGVLFIALLAGHLGFIIPTDFQDIGLVLFIFTIGIQAGPGFFESFKRQGQSLILSTVTLVLTATVVTVIVALLFRVDFNLAVGLLTGALTSTPGLAAAIEGTNSPLASIGYGVAYPFGVIGVILFVRLIPKIFRADLERERDAYQEAEQEDYPELRGQNFIVENQNISGKTLRELKVYKMTGANISRVQRGEKASSPTPETTLETGDLIRAVGTEEALHRLELLVGHQTDEEIPLSQDYDFQWVLVTNKNVANKKIGELNLLERYNTTVTRIRRGGLEITPQPHRQIRYGDRLMIISTKDNLSRAIEILGNEERQLSKTDFLPIALGIVIGVLIGQVPIPLFGLTTIHLGLTGGVLATALILSRIGKTGPIIWSMSWPANNLLRQLGLLFFLASVGTHAGAEIAGTFTQYGPKLFLIGAIITIIPMIVMTLVAYFAFGMNFLVLLGVLTGSMTSTPGLAAVDSLTESNAPQVSYATVYPIALVCIIIIAQVLGAL, encoded by the coding sequence ATGCCTGACTTTATCACATCCACCTACTTTTTGCTGGCAGTGGTTATTGCGCTCGGTATCATCCTGGGGAATTTCAGGTACAAAGGCATTTCCCTGGATAATTCCGGCGTCCTTTTTATTGCGTTACTCGCCGGACACCTTGGGTTTATAATTCCCACCGATTTTCAGGATATCGGCCTCGTGCTGTTTATCTTCACAATCGGCATCCAGGCCGGACCGGGATTTTTTGAGTCGTTCAAGCGGCAGGGGCAGTCGCTGATTCTCTCCACCGTTACTCTGGTTTTGACCGCTACCGTCGTGACTGTTATCGTGGCCCTGCTGTTCCGCGTGGACTTCAACCTGGCCGTTGGCCTACTGACTGGCGCGCTCACCAGTACGCCCGGTTTGGCGGCAGCTATCGAAGGCACGAATTCCCCCCTGGCATCCATTGGCTACGGAGTGGCCTATCCGTTCGGCGTTATTGGCGTCATCCTGTTTGTCCGTCTGATTCCAAAGATATTCCGGGCCGACCTCGAACGGGAACGGGATGCCTACCAGGAGGCGGAGCAGGAGGATTATCCGGAGCTCCGGGGACAAAACTTTATCGTAGAGAACCAGAATATCTCCGGGAAGACTCTGCGTGAGTTGAAAGTGTACAAGATGACCGGCGCCAATATCTCCCGGGTACAGCGCGGCGAAAAGGCCAGCAGCCCGACGCCGGAAACAACGCTGGAGACCGGCGACCTGATCCGGGCTGTGGGAACCGAAGAGGCGCTGCACCGGCTGGAGCTGCTCGTTGGTCACCAGACGGATGAAGAGATTCCGTTAAGCCAGGATTACGATTTTCAGTGGGTATTAGTGACGAACAAAAATGTCGCCAATAAAAAGATCGGAGAACTGAATTTGCTCGAACGGTACAACACGACCGTCACCCGAATCAGGCGCGGCGGTCTGGAAATTACGCCCCAGCCGCACCGGCAAATCCGGTACGGCGACCGGCTGATGATTATCTCCACCAAAGATAATCTCTCGCGCGCCATAGAAATCCTTGGAAACGAGGAGCGGCAGCTCTCCAAAACCGACTTCCTGCCTATCGCCCTGGGAATTGTCATCGGCGTACTCATCGGACAAGTCCCGATTCCGCTTTTTGGCCTCACGACCATTCACCTCGGTCTGACCGGCGGCGTGCTGGCGACGGCGCTTATACTGAGCCGCATCGGCAAAACCGGGCCAATCATCTGGTCCATGTCCTGGCCGGCAAACAATCTGCTGCGCCAGCTGGGATTGTTATTCTTTCTGGCGTCCGTGGGCACCCATGCCGGCGCCGAGATCGCCGGGACGTTCACCCAGTACGGGCCAAAACTCTTTCTCATCGGGGCAATCATCACAATTATTCCAATGATAGTAATGACGCTGGTGGCGTATTTTGCCTTCGGAATGAATTTTCTGGTCCTGCTCGGCGTCCTGACCGGAAGCATGACCAGCACCCCCGGCCTGGCTGCGGTGGATTCGCTCACCGAATCCAACGCGCCACAAGTCTCCTACGCCACAGTCTATCCCATCGCACTCGTCTGTATCATTATAATTGCGCAGGTGTTGGGAGCGCTGTAA
- a CDS encoding BamA/TamA family outer membrane protein, whose product MNLKIRSISLFITLLAAFAVNSPAYSADTTRTHDGWTIGAVPSLGYNSDKGIEYGATADFYNFGDGSRYPNYEQMFRLSFGHTTRASQTVTAFMDLPEFGESGLRLTGFIGYETDMLQPFYGMNGYGSPYRPAVEISTPDDPRYDADEYISRLYYTYDRTMWRLTADLQGDLIGNWRWISGIGLLDIEIRQTRTHQFDADLPNRTLYSDLRNVNLIPQEEANGGKARYLKGGFVYDSRDADMAPESGVWSEAFVTHFMNTLGSEETYTIASITHRQYFPVIPEQLTIATRVKYQGNIHGETPFYVLPVLFSSYRIREGLGGSQTIRGVQQNRVVGQSLGLVNLESRYKFYHRQLLDYDITFTLNGFYDTGRVLSSEEDNLHHGVGAGLSVIINRNFITTLDVAKSLHPRDGRGGIYIHSGYLY is encoded by the coding sequence GTGAATCTGAAGATTCGGTCAATATCTCTGTTTATTACTTTACTTGCGGCTTTCGCCGTTAATTCCCCCGCCTACAGCGCAGATACAACGCGGACACATGATGGCTGGACAATCGGCGCCGTTCCTTCTCTGGGATACAACTCGGACAAGGGGATCGAATACGGAGCAACTGCAGATTTCTATAATTTCGGAGACGGAAGCCGGTATCCGAATTACGAGCAAATGTTTCGGCTCAGTTTTGGCCACACGACCCGGGCAAGTCAAACTGTCACAGCGTTTATGGATCTACCTGAGTTCGGTGAATCCGGTTTGCGGTTGACCGGATTTATCGGATATGAAACGGATATGCTTCAGCCTTTCTATGGGATGAACGGATACGGGTCGCCGTATCGTCCCGCCGTTGAAATCTCCACTCCCGATGACCCTCGCTATGATGCGGATGAATATATCAGTCGACTGTATTACACCTACGATCGAACCATGTGGCGGCTCACGGCAGATTTGCAGGGTGACCTCATCGGAAACTGGCGCTGGATTAGCGGGATCGGTCTGCTGGACATCGAAATCAGGCAGACCCGAACGCATCAATTCGATGCCGATCTCCCAAATCGCACATTGTATTCCGATTTACGGAACGTCAATTTAATTCCGCAGGAGGAGGCCAACGGGGGAAAGGCCCGCTATCTGAAGGGAGGATTCGTTTATGATTCCAGAGATGCGGATATGGCGCCGGAATCCGGTGTCTGGAGCGAAGCCTTCGTTACACACTTTATGAATACGCTTGGAAGCGAAGAAACCTATACTATTGCATCAATTACGCACCGGCAGTATTTCCCGGTGATACCGGAGCAGCTGACTATTGCCACGCGAGTGAAATATCAGGGAAATATCCACGGAGAAACACCATTTTATGTATTGCCGGTTTTATTCAGTTCTTATCGAATCAGGGAAGGACTCGGCGGCTCTCAGACTATTCGGGGTGTACAGCAAAATCGGGTGGTGGGACAGTCGTTGGGATTGGTCAACCTGGAATCGCGGTACAAATTCTACCATCGGCAGTTACTGGATTACGATATCACCTTTACGCTCAACGGATTTTACGATACGGGCAGGGTGCTTTCGTCTGAAGAAGATAATCTGCATCATGGCGTTGGCGCCGGTCTGAGCGTGATAATAAACCGTAATTTCATCACTACGCTTGACGTGGCGAAATCACTCCATCCCAGAGATGGCCGGGGCGGAATTTATATCCACTCAGGATATTTATACTAA
- a CDS encoding DUF4416 family protein produces MQPTEPDPVKLFIGVLYSDEQRMEQALKIGEESFSAVDYRSETFPFEVTDYYADEMGTPIFRMFVSFTELVNPGILASAKIRCNEIEETAAVDGERTVNLDIGYMDFHKVVLASAKFNGQKIYLDYGIYADPTLYYRKGSFHPYDWSFPDFKESDRYYESLLEIRNIYKKQMKN; encoded by the coding sequence ATGCAACCGACTGAACCGGATCCCGTCAAACTGTTTATCGGTGTACTATACTCCGATGAGCAGAGAATGGAACAGGCGCTAAAAATAGGCGAGGAGTCATTCAGCGCCGTCGATTACCGGAGCGAAACATTTCCGTTCGAAGTGACCGATTACTATGCCGACGAGATGGGCACTCCGATCTTCCGGATGTTCGTGAGTTTTACAGAGCTGGTGAACCCTGGAATCCTTGCTTCAGCCAAAATTCGGTGCAATGAGATCGAGGAAACGGCCGCCGTTGACGGAGAGCGTACGGTAAACCTGGACATCGGCTATATGGATTTCCACAAAGTGGTGTTGGCGTCGGCAAAGTTCAATGGACAGAAGATCTATCTGGACTATGGCATCTATGCTGATCCTACACTTTATTATAGAAAAGGCTCATTCCATCCGTATGACTGGTCCTTCCCGGATTTTAAGGAGTCGGATCGGTATTACGAGAGCTTGCTGGAAATCAGAAACATTTACAAAAAACAAATGAAAAACTAA